The region ACTTGTTTTTCTTCGTCTATAAATTTGCTACCTTCTTCAGTTAAAATTATTTCTACAATTCTTCTGTCCTCTTTATTTCTTATCCTTTGAATCATCTTTTTCTTTTCTAATCTATTTACCACTCCAGTAGTTGTATTGAGTGGAGCATTTATATACTTTGATATTTCTGTCATATTAGCCGTTTTACATCTATATAAAAATATGAGTACCATGATTTCATTTTTGGAGTAATCCATAAAAGTACTATTCCATTTATCTGGGAAAACTAAGAATTTAAACTCGTCAATACACGAAAAAATTATCCCTTCAAAATCGATGTTTTCATTAAATCCCACAATGCATTCCTCCATTTAGTTCTCTTCTCGAAGTATATTTTTATTCTATCATCGAAGTATTGTTTTGTCAATAGTTAGGCTGCGAAGTAACAATGCTTCGCTTAGAATAAAGGCAAAGAAGAATAATGGGTTTTCAACCCAAACCCCAGATATGATAATTATCATTCTTAACCCCATACAGCCAATCTATTAATTCACGTCACTTTCAATCCCTTATAGTTATTCTAAAACCCTATCAACTATAGAATACTCCTACCTCCAGCAAAAAGTCAACATTTGCCAAAACTCACTTTACACTGTCAAAAATCAATCCCAACCCGCTATTTTAAGCCAAACCTAAAAATCGTCGCCCCCCCCGATGTTTTTACCCTACTCAAGGTCGACGACAATTTTAATCGATCATTCAATTATAATATCTTCATCATTCTAAAATAAAATTTGTATTTTTGCTACTCAATAGTATATCTACACATTAAAGTCTCGCTTCCTATAAAAAAAGTACGTCAAAATAGAAAAAATAGCAATTAGCACAAGCGAAATAATGCTAACCCCAGCACTTATTCCATTCCCATTTACAATATCTTGATAGCTAAAATATTTAAAAGGAGACAGTATATTAATTGCATTTATTTTATCGGTGAAATCAGTTATTTTTGATATCATAAATGAACCAAATAGTATTCCTGCTGCAGCGGAACCTGAAGCTTTTGAATTTTTTATAAACACAGATAGCAAAGCTCCTAATGATAAAAATATTAACTGAACAATAAGCATGCTCAAGATAAACATCATTATTTCACTTGAAATATCTTTTCCTTTATTATAGGCATTAACCATAACTATAGAAGAAATTAAAGTAACTATATTTAAAACTAATACATTTACAAACGCAGCAAGTAGTTTTGAAGTTAATATAGTATTTAGAGAGATTGGCTTCACCATAAGAAATTCAGTAGTTTTATCTCTCTCCTCTTTTGCAATAATTCCACTTCCAAGAAGCACAGCATGAATAGCAGCTGTAATCTCGATATAAGGAAATAGAAATGCAAAAAAGCCGCTCATTTTTGACACATCAAAAGAACCAATTCCAAATAATGCTTTTAGTGAATATGGCATCTTATTAAAAAGTTCATTACTATTTCCTGAAGAATAAACCGTATACTTGCTCATACCACTTACAACTAATAAAAACATGCACAAACTCCATATTATTAACGCTTTTCGATTAGCTTTTAATTCTCTTAAAAAAACATTCATAATGATATCCTCCATATAATTAAAGCTTAGAACTTATTAGCTTACAGCGTGTATATCCTTTTTCGTATAAATAATATAACTTAAAGCTATAGCAGCAATCACAATAATTGCACCGGTAATAAGATATTTAGTCTCATAGCTTGCGTTTTTAATAATGTACGTTATATCAAAATATTTGAAAGGTGAGATAAAACGAGCCACCTCACTATTTTTATCAGTAGAAATGAAAGCTCCAGCCATGTACAATCCAAAAACCACACCAAGCGATATTGGGAGAACTGACTTAAGCTTATTAAAAAATACTGAAATAGCAACACCAATTGCTAGAAAAATAAGCTGTATAAAAAATAAAGTAAGATTTATCATTAAAAATATCCTTACATTGTAATCTACTGTTTTAATAGCATTAGCTATAATGGTAGATGCTGCGCAAAATAATACATTTGTAACTATAAGCATAGTGAAAGCTGCAAGAAGTTTTGCAGTTACTATGGTGAAGCGTGAAATTGGCTTAACAAGAAGAAAATCTGCTGTACGTTCCCTTGATTCCTTTGAAAGTATTGAAATTCCCATGTTCATAGCTTGAATAGCTCCACAAAGTACAATAAAAGAGAAGATCATTGAATAAAAGCCCAAAATTGACGTAATGTAATCAATATTAATGCCAAGCATTGCTCTAATTGATGCTGGATAGTTACTCAGAAGCTTTTTAAATTCCGCTGAGTCACTTGCCATACTAGGATAAATTGAAAGAAACAGTGCAGCCAAGGCAACTAGCGCACATACCCAGATAGCAACTGATTTTCGTAATGACTTAAGCTCATGAAGATATATATTCACAGTGATCAATCCTCCTTTACATAGTAATGCATAAAGATTTCTTCAAGATCCGGTTCATCAATAGATATATTGCGAATATCCATTGCAGCTATTCTCTTTATAACAGAATTTATATCTCCTTTAAACATAAAACTTGCAGTATTACCCTTTAACTTAAAAGCACTTATACCGCTAATGTTAAAAATATCTTTGTTAATTGGATCTTTGCCTTCAATACTGATTTTCTTGTAACTATTTTCATGAAGAGTACTCATCTTTTCAAGTTTTATAATTTTCCCTTCCTTAATAAGTGCAACACGACTGCACATCTTTTGCACTTCACTAAGAATGTGTGACGAAAAAAATATAGTAGCACCCTTTTTATTTTCCTCTTCAAGGAGTTCAAAAAATCTTTGCTGCATTAATGGATCAAGACCACCTGTAGGTTCATCTAATATAATTAACTTTGGTTCATGAAGTAGTCCCTGAACAATTCCTACTTTTTTCTTATTACCGAAAGAAAGATCATTTATTTTCTTTTTTAAATCCAAATTCATTATTTCTGCAAGATCATTTATCCTCTTCGTACAGTCCT is a window of Clostridium pasteurianum DNA encoding:
- a CDS encoding MarR family winged helix-turn-helix transcriptional regulator, producing the protein MGFNENIDFEGIIFSCIDEFKFLVFPDKWNSTFMDYSKNEIMVLIFLYRCKTANMTEISKYINAPLNTTTGVVNRLEKKKMIQRIRNKEDRRIVEIILTEEGSKFIDEEKQVIIKIIKKIYKELTEDEKTAAVSIFSKVRNVLIEQLYSKDEKKQKKKIKKIEIE
- a CDS encoding ABC transporter permease subunit, giving the protein MNVFLRELKANRKALIIWSLCMFLLVVSGMSKYTVYSSGNSNELFNKMPYSLKALFGIGSFDVSKMSGFFAFLFPYIEITAAIHAVLLGSGIIAKEERDKTTEFLMVKPISLNTILTSKLLAAFVNVLVLNIVTLISSIVMVNAYNKGKDISSEIMMFILSMLIVQLIFLSLGALLSVFIKNSKASGSAAAGILFGSFMISKITDFTDKINAINILSPFKYFSYQDIVNGNGISAGVSIISLVLIAIFSILTYFFYRKRDFNV
- a CDS encoding ABC transporter permease subunit, which produces MNIYLHELKSLRKSVAIWVCALVALAALFLSIYPSMASDSAEFKKLLSNYPASIRAMLGINIDYITSILGFYSMIFSFIVLCGAIQAMNMGISILSKESRERTADFLLVKPISRFTIVTAKLLAAFTMLIVTNVLFCAASTIIANAIKTVDYNVRIFLMINLTLFFIQLIFLAIGVAISVFFNKLKSVLPISLGVVFGLYMAGAFISTDKNSEVARFISPFKYFDITYIIKNASYETKYLITGAIIVIAAIALSYIIYTKKDIHAVS
- a CDS encoding ABC transporter ATP-binding protein, whose translation is MSVIEIKDLTKSYGKARGISNVNLNVEQGEIFGFIGPNGAGKSTTIRTLLGLIHPTSGSATIFGKSCFEYPEVRKELGYVPSEVFYYDNMRVIDLLKYSASFYKKDCTKRINDLAEIMNLDLKKKINDLSFGNKKKVGIVQGLLHEPKLIILDEPTGGLDPLMQQRFFELLEEENKKGATIFFSSHILSEVQKMCSRVALIKEGKIIKLEKMSTLHENSYKKISIEGKDPINKDIFNISGISAFKLKGNTASFMFKGDINSVIKRIAAMDIRNISIDEPDLEEIFMHYYVKED